The proteins below come from a single Psychrobacter sp. PL19 genomic window:
- a CDS encoding M16 family metallopeptidase → MSPSITLRIACTLALSLTSVATLTACQTTTLKQTTQSDVTAVMPALEISNSSDKSDLAIDMSGRHEFQLDNGLKIIVKEDHRAPVVMTQIWYRVGSTDEPLDKGGISHLLEHMMFKGTSNVSSDDYERLIAKFGGVNNAFTSYDYTGYYELFPANRLPLALELEADRMTNLIFDEAAFAKEHQVVMEERRQRTDDNPLAKAYESFRLLALPDSPKGESVIGPMAELKSIELSELKDWYKTWYAPNNATLVIVGDVEPQEVLAQVKRYFGKLPTSKLPKRPAVSQPGFRGYKQVNSEQAVQVPVLLMGYNVPSLLTAGAEGEKQAYALSLAQDVLDGGLSARLESRLIRERGLLTTVGTSYNLLDRGDGLFLVQATPREGVSLEQVQQAIMTEIDKLGTDPIQADEISRAKTNTVTGLIYAQDSMEGQARMIGSLQSIGLDDRLLATLPTKLDGITVADIQAASKKYLIKDNLTVMHIIPPKDEKAQVEASKSEDNN, encoded by the coding sequence ATGTCACCATCTATAACGTTGCGCATTGCTTGTACCCTAGCGCTATCTTTAACATCGGTCGCTACCCTGACTGCTTGTCAAACCACTACCCTTAAGCAAACAACACAATCTGATGTGACAGCTGTCATGCCAGCGTTAGAAATATCCAATTCGAGTGATAAATCAGACTTAGCGATAGACATGTCAGGGCGTCATGAATTTCAGCTAGATAATGGCCTAAAAATTATTGTTAAAGAAGACCATCGCGCGCCGGTAGTGATGACTCAAATCTGGTATCGAGTGGGCTCGACAGATGAACCTCTCGATAAAGGCGGTATCTCCCACTTACTTGAGCATATGATGTTTAAGGGTACAAGCAATGTATCAAGCGATGACTATGAACGCTTGATTGCCAAGTTTGGCGGGGTCAATAATGCCTTTACCAGTTATGACTATACCGGCTATTACGAGCTGTTTCCGGCCAATCGCCTGCCATTAGCACTAGAGCTAGAAGCGGACCGTATGACCAACTTGATCTTTGATGAGGCCGCCTTTGCAAAAGAGCATCAAGTGGTTATGGAAGAGCGCCGCCAACGTACCGATGACAATCCCCTTGCTAAAGCATATGAGTCATTTCGCTTGCTAGCCCTACCTGATAGCCCTAAAGGTGAGTCGGTCATTGGACCGATGGCAGAGCTTAAATCAATTGAACTGTCGGAGTTGAAAGACTGGTATAAGACCTGGTACGCGCCCAATAACGCCACCCTAGTCATTGTGGGTGATGTTGAGCCACAAGAAGTGTTAGCGCAAGTTAAACGTTATTTTGGCAAGCTACCTACCAGCAAGCTTCCTAAGCGGCCAGCAGTGAGCCAACCAGGGTTTCGTGGTTATAAGCAAGTGAACTCCGAGCAAGCGGTACAGGTACCGGTGTTATTGATGGGGTATAACGTACCCAGTTTACTGACCGCTGGCGCAGAGGGTGAAAAACAAGCCTACGCCTTATCGCTTGCCCAAGATGTCCTAGATGGTGGTCTATCAGCGCGCCTAGAGAGCAGATTGATACGTGAGCGAGGACTGTTGACAACGGTTGGCACCTCTTATAACTTACTAGATCGTGGTGATGGGTTGTTTTTGGTTCAAGCGACACCGCGTGAAGGCGTGAGCTTGGAGCAGGTGCAGCAGGCTATCATGACTGAAATTGATAAGCTTGGCACCGACCCGATTCAAGCTGATGAGATTAGTCGCGCGAAGACCAATACCGTCACCGGACTAATTTATGCGCAAGACAGTATGGAAGGACAAGCACGCATGATTGGCTCTCTACAATCTATCGGGCTTGATGACCGCCTACTGGCGACTCTACCTACCAAACTTGACGGCATAACAGTTGCTGATATTCAAGCGGCTAGTAAAAAGTATCTGATAAAAGATAATTTGACAGTGATGCATATCATACCGCCTAAAGACGAAAAGGCTCAAGTTGAAGCAAGCAAGTCTGAAGATAATAACTAG
- the ftsY gene encoding signal recognition particle-docking protein FtsY translates to MKSGLTKSRKNLAEGMVNILIGGKEIDDELLEEVEDQLLVADIGVNATNRIIKSLTEQTTRGDLIYAHSLYKALQTELVDILTPKVAPLIIDSSKKPFVILVVGVNGVGKTTTIGKLAKRLQGEGKSVMLAAGDTFRAAATEQLQIWGERNNIPVVAQGHGSDSASVIFDAMQSAKAKNIDVLIADTAGRLQNKTHLMTELEKVVRVMRKSDPTAPHEGMIILDAGTGQNAINQVELFNKVVPLTGITITKLDGTAKGGVVFNIAETTDVPIRYIGVGETIDDLRAFSPKQFVAALFETDEQ, encoded by the coding sequence ATGAAGTCGGGACTGACCAAATCGCGTAAGAATTTAGCTGAAGGTATGGTTAATATTCTTATCGGTGGTAAAGAGATTGATGACGAGCTATTAGAAGAGGTCGAAGATCAGTTATTGGTTGCCGATATTGGGGTTAATGCGACCAATCGTATTATCAAAAGCTTGACTGAACAAACCACGCGTGGCGATTTGATTTACGCCCACTCTCTATATAAAGCATTACAAACTGAACTGGTCGACATCCTAACGCCAAAAGTGGCGCCGCTCATTATTGATAGCAGCAAAAAACCATTTGTTATCTTAGTGGTCGGTGTCAATGGTGTGGGCAAGACTACTACTATTGGTAAGCTGGCCAAGCGTTTGCAAGGTGAGGGTAAGTCAGTCATGCTGGCTGCTGGTGATACCTTCCGCGCCGCCGCTACTGAACAGCTACAAATTTGGGGCGAGCGTAATAATATTCCGGTGGTCGCGCAAGGTCACGGTTCCGACAGCGCTTCGGTAATCTTCGATGCGATGCAGTCTGCTAAAGCAAAAAATATTGACGTACTAATAGCAGATACTGCTGGGCGCCTACAAAATAAAACCCACCTGATGACGGAGCTTGAAAAAGTAGTGCGGGTCATGCGTAAATCTGATCCAACTGCACCGCATGAAGGTATGATTATTCTTGATGCCGGCACGGGACAAAATGCTATCAATCAAGTTGAACTGTTTAATAAAGTGGTGCCACTAACGGGTATCACGATCACTAAACTAGATGGTACGGCTAAAGGTGGCGTCGTGTTTAATATCGCGGAAACTACAGATGTTCCTATTCGCTATATTGGGGTGGGCGAGACGATTGATGATTTGCGTGCGTTTAGTCCGAAACAGTTTGTTGCCGCGTTATTTGAGACGGATGAGCAATAA
- a CDS encoding M16 family metallopeptidase, which translates to MSMGIAIGLVTLTLPAYADSAGATDARASSAAIDANAPIAALSKLSSLDNVKPLQVTVPNVEHFKTTAGVPVSFVRAAALPIVDIDLRFNAGSARDGDVRSEGFGIANMTATMLTQGTQSLDENEFTRAVETLGINLSSGAYKDMFIVSLRSLSDDKHLLPAVDLMTQMLTKPTFDPEILARNKARLLVGLQQQKQDPSSLASLAFSQALYGKHPYAHPSSGTLESVPSIVRKDLTDFQKNYLVAANASLAMTGNLTLVQAKALAEEVTANLPIGKAAAVLPEPKTLDKAQRIHIPFPSSQTTVLMGQLGDKRATDPKAQQQQTNFAIGNDVLAGGDFNARLMTEIRQNLGYTYGISGSMSPMLARGPYQIGFATRNDKARAAIDASLDVINDTLDQGITSAEMRLTTDNLKNSFPMSFASNAGINSLLGMMNFYQLPDSYLTDYVNRIDRVQLAGVNQTMRDTLKPDKFLIVTVGQDDPWQKNADK; encoded by the coding sequence ATGAGTATGGGTATAGCTATAGGCTTAGTAACGTTGACTCTGCCCGCTTATGCAGATTCTGCTGGTGCAACGGACGCGCGCGCCTCATCAGCTGCAATCGACGCCAATGCACCCATTGCAGCCTTGTCGAAACTGAGTAGCCTTGATAACGTCAAACCTTTACAAGTGACCGTGCCGAATGTTGAACATTTTAAAACCACAGCGGGCGTTCCAGTGTCTTTTGTACGCGCGGCAGCATTACCTATTGTCGATATAGATTTACGCTTCAATGCTGGTAGCGCCCGTGATGGTGATGTACGTTCAGAGGGCTTTGGTATTGCTAATATGACCGCCACTATGCTCACTCAGGGTACCCAGAGCTTAGACGAGAACGAATTTACCCGCGCGGTTGAAACCTTGGGTATTAATCTAAGTAGTGGTGCGTACAAAGATATGTTTATCGTCTCACTGCGCAGTCTATCTGACGATAAGCACCTACTACCGGCCGTTGACTTGATGACTCAAATGCTGACTAAACCAACCTTTGATCCAGAAATCCTCGCGCGTAATAAAGCACGTTTATTGGTTGGATTACAGCAACAAAAACAGGACCCCAGCAGCCTTGCCAGCCTTGCTTTTAGCCAAGCATTATATGGTAAACACCCTTATGCGCACCCCTCTTCCGGTACGCTCGAAAGTGTACCAAGTATTGTAAGAAAGGACTTAACGGACTTTCAAAAAAACTATTTAGTGGCAGCTAATGCCTCGCTTGCCATGACTGGTAATTTAACACTAGTTCAAGCTAAAGCGCTTGCTGAAGAGGTTACTGCTAACCTGCCTATCGGCAAGGCTGCCGCTGTCTTGCCCGAACCTAAAACTCTCGACAAAGCACAGCGTATCCATATCCCTTTCCCAAGCTCTCAGACCACAGTATTGATGGGGCAATTGGGCGATAAACGCGCCACTGACCCTAAAGCACAGCAGCAACAGACTAACTTTGCGATTGGTAATGACGTATTGGCAGGTGGCGATTTTAATGCGCGGTTAATGACCGAAATTCGCCAAAATCTTGGTTATACTTATGGTATTTCAGGATCTATGAGTCCAATGCTAGCGCGTGGGCCCTATCAAATTGGCTTTGCTACTCGCAATGACAAGGCACGTGCAGCGATTGACGCCAGTCTAGACGTTATCAATGACACTTTAGACCAGGGTATCACCAGCGCTGAGATGCGTCTGACTACCGATAATCTAAAGAATAGCTTTCCGATGAGTTTTGCCAGTAATGCGGGGATAAACAGCTTACTCGGAATGATGAATTTTTATCAACTGCCAGACAGTTACTTGACCGATTATGTCAACCGTATTGATCGAGTGCAGTTAGCGGGGGTTAACCAGACCATGCGCGATACCCTTAAGCCAGATAAATTTTTGATTGTGACGGTTGGGCAAGATGATCCTTGGCAGAAAAACGCTGATAAATAG
- a CDS encoding ion transporter, producing MKQSTTEAVIQLRKRIHIVIEGTDTRLGKLFDIMLLITILASVAVVMLDSVLYMRLQYGTIFFYTEWFFTILFTIEYVLRLFSAPNRFRYVFSFFGVVDLLSVLPSYLSLMFVGVQYLLVIRILRILRIFRVLKLKAYMQQAGFLASALKTSQQKITVFFLSLVLLVTIFGSVIYVVEGPENGFTSIPLSIYWAIVTMTTVGYGDISPKTPLGQAIASMVMITGYSIIAVPTGIFTAELARNLRPQLNPVTCPNCGKFGHAVGAEFCDRCGHALHI from the coding sequence ATGAAGCAATCAACCACTGAAGCCGTTATCCAGCTACGTAAGCGCATTCACATCGTTATTGAAGGCACAGACACTCGTTTGGGTAAGCTATTCGACATCATGTTATTGATTACGATTTTGGCCAGTGTGGCTGTAGTGATGCTCGATAGTGTGCTGTATATGCGCTTACAGTATGGCACGATATTTTTCTATACTGAATGGTTCTTTACTATTTTATTTACCATTGAGTATGTTTTAAGACTATTTTCAGCGCCCAATCGGTTCCGTTATGTCTTTAGTTTCTTTGGCGTAGTGGATCTATTGTCGGTGCTACCCAGTTATTTGAGCTTAATGTTCGTGGGTGTACAATATCTACTAGTAATACGTATCTTGCGTATTTTACGCATTTTCCGAGTGCTCAAGCTGAAAGCTTATATGCAGCAAGCAGGATTTTTAGCCTCTGCTCTAAAAACCAGCCAACAGAAAATCACCGTATTTTTCTTATCTTTAGTACTATTAGTAACGATTTTCGGATCGGTTATTTATGTGGTTGAAGGGCCAGAAAACGGCTTTACCAGTATTCCATTATCTATCTATTGGGCTATTGTCACCATGACCACGGTAGGCTACGGTGACATATCGCCAAAAACACCGCTAGGACAAGCCATTGCTTCTATGGTCATGATTACTGGTTATTCCATTATCGCGGTACCTACAGGGATTTTTACTGCTGAGCTGGCACGTAATCTGCGTCCACAGCTCAATCCAGTCACCTGCCCGAACTGCGGTAAATTTGGTCATGCAGTAGGAGCAGAGTTTTGTGATCGTTGTGGGCATGCGCTACATATATAA
- the rodA gene encoding rod shape-determining protein RodA, which translates to MSSSPQYRFSRQSHHLGQRHEQTLWQRIHVDPWLTLLLLTVCCIGLTILYSASSQDNSMVIRQIVSYGVAFGVMFAMAQVPPSIYRAFTPVFYVLGLVLLVLVDIIGEVRMGAQRWINLPGFGSVQPSEFMKLGMPMMCAWFLSKRDLPPSLSSVAITLGLIAIPVLLIAREPDLGTSLLVAASGLFVLFLAGLSWWMISGALALSVPLVTFVWHFLLHDYQRTRVLTLFNPEADVQGAGWNIIQSKTAIGSGGLTGKGYLEGTQSHLHFLPEGHTDFIIAAFSEEFGLLGVILLMFIYACLLTRALYIAFTHPDTYSRLLAGAIAMSFFVYVFVNVGMVGGILPVVGVPLPFISYGGTAIVTLMAGFGLLMSINTHTSS; encoded by the coding sequence ATGTCTTCTAGCCCGCAGTATCGCTTTTCGCGCCAAAGCCATCACCTTGGTCAACGTCATGAACAAACGCTATGGCAGCGTATTCATGTTGATCCCTGGTTGACCCTACTTTTACTAACCGTTTGCTGCATTGGTTTAACAATCTTGTATAGTGCCTCGAGCCAAGACAACAGCATGGTCATCCGCCAGATTGTTAGTTATGGCGTGGCGTTTGGGGTGATGTTTGCCATGGCGCAAGTGCCGCCCAGTATTTACCGCGCTTTTACGCCTGTATTTTATGTCTTAGGCTTGGTGCTGCTGGTGCTGGTTGACATCATTGGCGAGGTGCGGATGGGTGCGCAACGCTGGATTAATTTGCCAGGTTTTGGCAGTGTGCAGCCCTCAGAATTTATGAAACTTGGTATGCCAATGATGTGTGCCTGGTTTTTATCCAAGCGCGATCTGCCACCGTCGTTATCTAGTGTTGCGATAACGCTGGGCCTTATTGCCATTCCAGTATTATTAATCGCTAGAGAGCCTGATCTTGGCACCTCGCTGTTAGTAGCCGCCAGTGGTTTATTCGTGTTGTTTTTGGCAGGGCTGTCATGGTGGATGATCTCAGGCGCGCTAGCGCTATCGGTACCCTTAGTAACCTTTGTTTGGCACTTTTTATTACATGATTACCAGCGCACGCGGGTATTAACCTTGTTCAATCCTGAAGCTGATGTTCAAGGCGCTGGCTGGAATATTATTCAGTCCAAAACCGCGATCGGTTCAGGTGGTCTTACCGGAAAAGGTTATTTAGAAGGCACACAGTCGCACCTACACTTTTTGCCAGAGGGCCATACCGACTTTATTATTGCCGCTTTCTCTGAAGAGTTCGGTCTATTAGGCGTGATACTGCTAATGTTTATTTATGCTTGTCTACTGACACGCGCATTATATATTGCCTTTACCCACCCTGATACTTATAGCCGATTGTTAGCAGGCGCTATTGCCATGTCATTTTTTGTTTACGTGTTTGTTAATGTTGGCATGGTCGGTGGTATTTTGCCAGTCGTTGGTGTTCCTCTACCCTTTATCAGTTATGGGGGCACCGCAATTGTAACTTTGATGGCCGGGTTTGGATTACTGATGTCAATTAACACCCATACATCGAGCTAA
- a CDS encoding YebC/PmpR family DNA-binding transcriptional regulator — MAGHSKWANIKHRKARQDAVKGKVFTKIIREIVSAAKQGDPDPDKNPRLRAVIEKALSVNMTRDTINRAVARGAGGGDNDNMEEVNYEGYGIGGVAVLVETMTDNLNRTVSEVRHAFTKHEGNLGTSGSVAYLFNKRGEISFNDLGLEDEIMLAALDAGALDIENDGETLVVITEVDSFGRVKDALNAAGLLSDNAEVTMSPATSAEIDNIDDALKVMKMIDMLEDIDDVQEVYTNVNFSDEVMAELEEH, encoded by the coding sequence ATGGCAGGCCATTCAAAATGGGCAAATATCAAACACCGTAAAGCCCGTCAGGATGCGGTAAAGGGTAAAGTCTTTACTAAAATTATTCGTGAGATTGTCTCAGCTGCCAAGCAAGGTGACCCCGACCCTGATAAAAATCCACGCCTGCGAGCCGTGATTGAAAAAGCGCTATCAGTCAATATGACTCGAGATACCATCAATCGTGCGGTTGCTCGCGGTGCTGGTGGCGGTGACAATGATAATATGGAAGAAGTTAACTACGAAGGCTATGGTATCGGCGGCGTAGCAGTATTGGTTGAAACCATGACTGATAACCTCAACCGGACCGTCAGTGAAGTGCGTCACGCCTTTACCAAGCATGAAGGCAATCTTGGCACTTCAGGCTCAGTCGCGTATTTATTTAACAAACGTGGTGAAATTAGCTTTAATGACCTGGGTTTAGAAGATGAGATTATGCTTGCTGCCTTAGATGCTGGTGCGCTTGATATCGAAAATGATGGTGAGACCCTAGTGGTTATCACTGAAGTCGATAGCTTTGGACGTGTTAAGGATGCTCTTAATGCCGCAGGTCTCCTCTCTGACAACGCTGAAGTAACCATGTCACCAGCGACTAGCGCTGAGATTGATAATATTGATGACGCGCTAAAAGTCATGAAAATGATTGATATGTTAGAAGACATCGATGATGTGCAAGAGGTCTATACTAATGTCAATTTCTCAGATGAAGTCATGGCAGAGCTTGAAGAACACTGA
- a CDS encoding D-Ala-D-Ala carboxypeptidase family metallohydrolase, producing MTNIKNHAHSHIYNSAHNTANNQLTSAWVPPLKTFFSTIAKPVIALLVCTGSISVQAAIISDNSERRIEVRYGSNSNSGSSNAYIAPATGAVNDSASGVTILSSNRLSGDSLQGLIQQKQREFEYDAKLSIEESQRVNINRRTSTYNTTYSTNNNSYNNPVAVDFNSWLNSDRYRAQQVNNYQGYLSSQVGAQNVPPLSQLLTTARSWDKCGYEPYQLPPQELWSNIVPTLRLYSALKIQGILPASSEIRSVYRSPGLNGCAGGADGSKHMTAGAIDIWVPEYENNLWRLNNMQDSLCQFWQYQGESYNFGLGLYSTGAIHLDSQGYRKWGFNHASSSSACRY from the coding sequence ATGACAAATATAAAAAATCATGCCCATAGCCATATCTATAATTCTGCTCACAACACTGCTAATAATCAGCTGACATCAGCATGGGTACCACCTTTAAAAACTTTTTTCTCTACTATTGCTAAGCCCGTGATTGCCTTGCTTGTCTGTACTGGCAGTATCAGCGTACAGGCGGCTATTATAAGTGATAATAGCGAGCGCCGCATTGAAGTACGCTATGGCAGTAATAGTAATAGCGGCAGCAGTAACGCTTATATCGCACCTGCTACTGGTGCAGTAAATGATAGCGCCAGCGGCGTTACTATTTTGAGTAGCAATAGGCTAAGCGGCGATAGCTTGCAAGGGCTTATCCAACAAAAACAGCGCGAGTTTGAGTATGATGCCAAGCTATCCATAGAAGAAAGCCAGCGCGTTAATATAAATAGGCGTACGTCGACTTACAACACTACCTATAGCACTAACAATAATAGCTATAATAACCCTGTTGCTGTGGATTTTAACAGTTGGCTCAATAGCGACCGTTACCGTGCCCAGCAAGTAAATAACTATCAAGGCTACCTCAGCTCACAAGTTGGCGCTCAAAACGTCCCACCACTCTCTCAGCTATTGACGACTGCCCGTAGCTGGGATAAATGCGGCTACGAGCCGTATCAGCTACCGCCGCAAGAGCTGTGGTCAAATATTGTACCTACGTTACGGCTGTATAGTGCGCTAAAAATCCAAGGAATTTTACCCGCAAGCAGTGAAATTCGTTCGGTATATCGTAGTCCGGGTCTCAATGGTTGTGCGGGTGGCGCTGATGGTAGTAAGCACATGACCGCAGGAGCGATAGATATTTGGGTGCCTGAATACGAGAATAATTTATGGCGACTCAATAATATGCAGGATAGTTTGTGTCAGTTCTGGCAGTATCAAGGCGAGTCTTATAACTTTGGGCTTGGACTCTATTCGACGGGTGCCATTCATCTAGATAGCCAAGGTTATCGTAAATGGGGTTTTAATCATGCCAGTAGCAGCTCTGCATGTCGCTATTAG
- a CDS encoding methylated-DNA--[protein]-cysteine S-methyltransferase, with protein sequence MIITHVTVPDIAAYHHDNEQLSKAALLLGSHTIDGTAKLVWCKWLGADEHWQDKIKLSSLAKHYNFDIMDTEFVEAEQLVSGCIEQQLLLTSIAQLQQYLQGTRRSFDLPIDTTLGTEFQQKVWRALQKIPYGQTISYAKLADNIGQPTAFRAVANANGKNPFSVTIPCHRVIASDGKLGGYTGGLDKKEYLLALEGITCKA encoded by the coding sequence ATGATTATAACGCACGTTACAGTGCCCGATATTGCTGCTTATCACCATGATAATGAGCAACTGTCTAAGGCGGCACTATTGCTGGGCAGTCATACTATCGACGGTACGGCAAAGTTAGTTTGGTGTAAATGGTTAGGAGCAGATGAGCATTGGCAAGATAAAATTAAGCTATCCTCTTTGGCGAAGCATTATAATTTTGACATTATGGATACTGAGTTTGTAGAGGCTGAGCAGCTTGTTTCTGGCTGCATCGAGCAGCAGCTACTATTAACCAGTATTGCCCAATTGCAGCAATACCTGCAAGGAACACGCCGTAGCTTTGACTTGCCGATTGATACCACCCTAGGTACTGAGTTTCAACAAAAGGTATGGAGAGCGCTACAAAAAATACCTTATGGTCAAACCATCAGTTACGCTAAATTAGCTGATAATATTGGCCAGCCCACGGCATTTCGAGCTGTCGCTAACGCTAATGGTAAAAACCCATTTAGCGTGACTATTCCTTGTCATCGGGTGATTGCCAGTGATGGTAAGCTCGGCGGTTATACAGGTGGGTTGGATAAAAAGGAATATCTGCTCGCGCTTGAAGGCATTACCTGTAAAGCATGA
- the radA gene encoding DNA repair protein RadA gives MSKNKTSYVCQHCGAHFGKWAGQCSDCGEWNSLIEAPNVSMPHHNKTTAKPAVRAAPRSTGNGSVAPAGNYSGTHSAVMPLNAVSVSLDARMSTGIGEFDRVLGGGLVAGSVVLIGGDPGIGKSTILLQTATNMARADSLAGSALYVTGEESLAQVAMRARRLELPADRLRVLAETNVETICAALTQEQPAIAIIDSIQTIYTDAINSAPGGVSQIRESASILTRYAKQTGTSLFLVGHVTKEGTLAGPRVLEHMVDTVLYFEGQSDSRFRMIRAVKNRFGAVNELGIFGMTDMGLKEVANPSAIFLSRYDKPVAGSVVMVSREGTRPLLVEVQALVDDSQGQPRRMALGLDFQRLSMLLAVMHRHGGIHTSGQDVYVNVVGGVKVMETGSDLAVLLACASSIKEKALPSSLAVFGEVGLSGEIRPVPNGQERLKEAMKHGFTHAIVPKPNAPAANAAQFKGITVIAVERLDDAIERAFEL, from the coding sequence ATGTCAAAAAATAAAACTAGCTATGTTTGCCAGCATTGTGGTGCTCATTTTGGTAAGTGGGCGGGACAGTGTTCTGATTGTGGCGAATGGAACAGTTTAATTGAAGCGCCCAATGTCAGTATGCCGCACCATAATAAAACTACGGCTAAACCCGCTGTTCGCGCTGCTCCTCGTAGTACGGGCAACGGCAGCGTAGCACCTGCTGGGAACTATTCTGGCACACATAGTGCGGTCATGCCCCTTAATGCGGTGAGTGTGTCTTTAGATGCGCGTATGTCGACAGGGATTGGTGAGTTTGATCGCGTGCTGGGCGGTGGCCTGGTTGCCGGTTCAGTGGTGCTGATAGGTGGTGATCCAGGTATTGGTAAATCAACCATACTGCTCCAAACGGCTACTAATATGGCGCGTGCTGATTCATTGGCAGGTAGTGCGCTTTATGTCACTGGTGAAGAGTCACTCGCGCAAGTAGCGATGCGTGCTAGGCGGTTAGAGTTACCCGCAGATCGATTGCGGGTCTTGGCCGAAACCAATGTAGAAACCATTTGTGCGGCATTAACTCAAGAGCAGCCGGCCATTGCTATTATTGACTCCATTCAGACCATTTATACCGATGCGATTAATTCTGCGCCAGGCGGTGTCAGTCAAATTCGTGAGTCTGCCTCTATTCTGACCCGCTACGCTAAGCAAACTGGTACCTCACTGTTTCTGGTGGGTCATGTCACCAAAGAAGGCACGCTGGCAGGCCCACGGGTGCTCGAACATATGGTGGATACTGTATTATACTTTGAAGGGCAGTCTGACTCACGCTTTCGTATGATTCGCGCGGTCAAAAATCGCTTTGGTGCGGTTAATGAATTGGGTATTTTTGGTATGACTGATATGGGACTCAAGGAAGTGGCCAATCCATCTGCCATCTTTTTAAGTCGTTATGACAAGCCAGTCGCCGGTTCAGTAGTGATGGTCAGCCGCGAAGGTACACGCCCCTTGTTAGTCGAGGTACAGGCGCTAGTTGATGACTCACAAGGACAGCCAAGGCGTATGGCACTTGGGCTAGATTTTCAGCGTTTATCAATGCTGCTTGCGGTTATGCATCGGCATGGTGGTATCCATACTAGCGGACAAGACGTCTATGTCAACGTCGTTGGCGGGGTAAAGGTAATGGAAACTGGCTCTGATCTGGCTGTACTACTGGCTTGTGCCTCTAGTATTAAAGAAAAAGCACTACCGTCCTCATTAGCCGTCTTCGGCGAAGTGGGTTTATCCGGTGAAATTCGTCCTGTTCCCAACGGACAGGAGCGCTTAAAAGAAGCAATGAAGCATGGCTTTACCCATGCTATCGTTCCTAAGCCTAATGCACCTGCCGCTAATGCTGCTCAATTTAAGGGTATTACTGTAATAGCGGTAGAGCGGCTTGATGACGCTATTGAACGCGCATTTGAGCTATAG